CGCGGCGGCGGGGAAGGGCTGCTCGTGGCCGGCGGCCGGGTACTCCTCCGCCTGCGCGGCGGGCTGCTCGTGCTGCGGGTGGTCGACCGGGGCGTACGGGTCGTCGACCGGCACGTAGGGGGCCTGCTCGGACACCGGGTGGAGCCCTGGGGGTGCGTCCGCGGGGACGGACACCCCGGCCGGGGCCGGCGCTCCGGCGAGTGCTGTGACCCCGGCGAGTGCGCGGCCGCGCGACCGGGTGGGCAGGCCGCCGGCGGCCTGCGGCGCCGGGACGGCGGTGGAGCGGGCCGTCGGGTCGGGGACGATCAGCTCGTCCGGGACGAGCACCACGGCGCGGGTGCCGCCGAAGGCGGACTGGCGGAACTCGACCCGCAGGCCGTGCTGGTCGGCGAGCCGGGCGATGACGTAGAAGCCGAGCCGGATGTCGTCGCCGCGGGCGAGCACGTCGGTCCGGGGCGGACGGGTCATCAGCCGGTTGGCCTCGTCGATCTGCTCCTCGTCCATGCCGAGGCCGCGGTCCTCGACCTCGATCGCGACGCCGCGGCTGACCCGCCCGGCGCGGACCTCGACCGGGTTCGGCGGGCGGGAGAAGCCGAGCGCGTTCTCGATCAGCTCGGCGACCACGTGGGCGACCGGGCCGACGGCGCGCTCGGACAGCCAGGGGCTGCCGTCCAGGTCGATGACGACCCGGCGGTAGTCCTGCACCTCGCCCTGGGCGGCGCGCATCACGTCCAGCAGCGGGACGGGCCTGCGCCAGCGGCGGTGCGGGGTGCCGCCGGCGAGGATGACCAGGTTCTCCTCGTAGCGGCGCAGGCGCGCGGTGAGGTGGTCGAGGTCGAAGAGGCCCTCCAGGATCTCCGGGTCCTCGTGGCGGCGCTCCAGTTCGTCGAGCTTCTTGAGCTGCTGGCCGATGAGCAGCTGGGTGCGGCGGGCGATCCGCTGCAGCAGGCGCTCGAAGCCGCGGTGCTGCTCGGCCTGGCCGACGGCGGCCTGCAGGGCGCTGGTCCGGGCCAGGTTGAACGCCTCGCCGAGCTTGGCGAGTTCGTCCTCGGTACGGGCCCAGGGGTCGCGTTCGATCGCCTTGGCGTGCTCCTCGACGTCGATCTGTTCGCCGCTGCCGAGCCGTTCGACGACCTGGGGCAGGGCGTTCTCCAGCTCCTCGGCCTGCTGCTGGAGCCGGCCGATCCGGCGGCGCAGGGTGCGGGTGAGCCGCCAGCTGGTGAGGGCGACGGCGACGACCGCGATCAGGCCGACGACGGTGGTGAGGAGGAGGCGGACCGCCAGGGCGATGATGCTGCCCTTGCCCTCCTCGACGACGAGCTGGGTGCGGTGCTCCAGCAGGTCGACGAGTTCGGGTGTGAGGGTGTCGATCGACTGCCGCCAGGCGTCCCGGTCGAGACCGAGGGCGATCCGGCCGCTGCGGTCGGGCTCGGTGGGCTTCAGCAGTTCCTGCTCGGCGCGGGTCTTGGCCTGCCAGGCGGGGCTGCCGGCGATCCGCTGCCACATCGCGCCCTCGTCGGCGGGCAGGTAGGGGGCGACCTTGGTGCCGAACTGGAAGTCCTGCTCGGAGACGGCCTGCCGGAGCTGCTGGAAGTCCTCGGCGCCGAGCGTGCCGCTCGGCCAGCCGCGGGCCAGCAGCGCGTCCGAGCGGGAGATCATCTCCTTGCCCCAGAACAGGTCGACGAGTGGCTGGGAGATCGTGGTGATCCGGCCGTTGTCGACGTGGCTGAGCGAGGCGAACAGCCGCAGGTCGACCGCGATCAGGTCGGTGTAGTAGCGGTAGACCGCGGCCTGCTGCTGCTCGCTGCCGCTGTCGACCAGCGCGCGCTGGGCGGGCAGCTGGTTGATGGCCTGCCGGGCCTGCCGGACGGCCTCCCGGACCTCGGTCGGCGCGTCGTCCGCGGCGACGTCGGAGAGCTTCTGGAACTCGCGGACGGCGTCGTCGGTCTTGGCGCGCTGGGTGCGCAGCGCGTCGCCGACCCCGCTGTGCGTGGCGAGGACATCGGCGCTCAGGCGCCGCTCCTCCTGCAGGTTGTAGTAGACGATGTTGGACGGCTGGCCCGCCTTCTGCGCGAGCAGGCCCTGGGCGGCCTGGCGCTGGAAGTCGAGCAGGAGCTGTCCGCTGGTGACGGCCCACAGGGCGGCCAGCGCCACTCCGGGAACGATCGCCAGCACGAGCAGGGTCGCGCGGAGCGACAGCCGGCCCGTGATGATCCGCCGTGACGCGCGCGTGCGCAGGGCATTCTCCTTGGAGATGACGCCAGTCGTTCGGAACTGGTCGAATCTGATAAGGACTCTGACGGATGGATATTAGCCGCACCGTATAACGACAAGGAAAGTCGCCATGTCGTCCTGGCGCGCGAACGGCGCCGCAACAGTGCCCGAACATCCGCCCCGACCAGGCGCGATGACGCACCGTGGGGTCCAACGGCCCGATGTTCGGCGGCTCTTCGCGCGACGCCTGGTCCGACCTGCGCGAACTGCCCGGTAGGGAACCGAAACTGGAGCAAGACCCCCGCCGGACAAGGCCCGCGAACCATCCGTCATGGCCGCCGGCCGAGCCGCTCGGAGTCTAACGGTCCACTTGTCACAAGGTGAGGTGATCCTGTCAGAAAGCCCGAGAAATCGAATCTGCGCGGTCGGAATCGCCCCGAACGCTCCGCGAATCTCCCAGAATGAATCAGCGATTCACATGATCGACCGCGAGGACCGCCCACCCCTCGGCGAACATCTCGTGCAACGGCCTCGTCGGCAGCAGCCGAAGGAAGGGCCCCTCCACCTCCTTGCGGAACTCCCGCCCGGCCAGGTGGCCGGCCAGCTTGGCCGTCTCCAGCGGCAGTTCCGGCGCCTTGAGCTCCGTCCACGGCCCCGGGACGAAGGCCGTCCGGCCGGCCCGCGGCCGCTTGCCGGTCTCCACCAGCCCGGCCGCCGCCAGCTCCTCCTGGGCGGCACGGTGTCGGGCCGGCGACCAGCCGTTCCAGCGGCGGACGTTCCGGTCGGTGGGGCGGGCGAGGACGAGCAGCTGCAGCAGCAGGGCGGCCGCGTCCGGGCCGGTGCCGAGCGCACCGGCAGCCTCGGCCACCGTCTCCGCCGCGCTCAGCGCCGGGTCGGCCTCGTAGCGGCCCGCGGGCACCGGGGTGTCGGCGGCGCGGGCCGCCATCCGGTCCAGGCCGCCGCCGGCGAGGAGCAGGTCGACCCCGCGCAGCCGGCGCAGCAGCTCGTCCTGGCCGTGCTCCGCGCAGTAGTCCTCCAGGCGCCGGCGGGCCGCCGGATCGGCCAGCCGGGCCGGCCGCAGGAAGACCGACCCGTACCCGGCCCGGGGCACCAGCACCAGGCCGTCGTCGAACAGCGAGGTCGGCTCGCCGCCGCGCGCCGGGTCGGCGAGCGGCACCGGCAGCGTGGCCGGGCCGAACACCGCGGCCCGTTGCTCCTCGCCGCCGGGCAGCCGGTGGATCCCGAGCGGGACGATCAGGTCCCCGTCGGCCAGCCGGGCGCGCAGCCGGTCGCAGTGCTCGGCCGCGCGGGCGGCCGCCGGGTCGCCGACCGGACGCATCGTCAGCGCCCACACCAGGGCGGCGGCCTCCGCGGCGAACTGGTGGCGGCCCCCGGCGAACCAGCCGGGGCCCGGACCGCCGTTCGGGGCGGCGGTGTGCAGCAGCACCGACCCGTACGAGGTCGCCGCGAGGACCTGGCGGCGGACCGCGGTCTCCTCGGTGGCGCCCGGCGGCGAGCAGAGCATCCGCAGCCACGGCTCCGGCAGCCCGGTCTCCTGCTCCAGCTCGCGGGCGGCCTCCTCGTCCAGCGGCAGGTCGACGCCGACCAGCCGGGCCCACACCTCGGCCGCCCGGACGGCGGCCGCCACCGTGCCGCCCGGCTGCCAGAGCTCCGCCGGGTCGTCCGGGACGGCTGCGGCGAGCAGCTCCAGCCGCCCCTCGGCGCCGAGCCGGTGCAGCACGGTCTGCAGCGCCCTGGCGTCCCGGTCGGTCGCGCCGTACGGCTTCGACGTGAGCATCCGGCGCCAGGCGTCGTGGTCGGCGCGCTCGGGCAGCCCGTCCAGCACCAGCAGGGCGGTGGCCCGGCGGGCGCCGGTGCGGGCGACGAAGGCGTCCACCGCCTCCGGGCCGGGCCGGACCGGGCCGTGCGCCGCGAGCAGGTCGAGCAGCCGGGCGAGCCGGCCGGCGTCGTCCCGCGCGACCGAGAGCTCCCGCAGCTCCCCGGCGCCCTCCGGCGCCGGGTCGCCGGCCGGCTGGACGAATCGGTGCTCCAGGGCGGGGTCGAGCGGCCGTGCCGGGTCCGGGGCGAGCCGGCTCAGGGCGTCGGTGTGCACCGCCGGCACCCGGCCGCCGGCGGCCTGCCGGGCGGTGAGCGCGGCACCGGTGGCCTCGCCGAGCCGCCAGCGGCTGCCCGCCGCCGCGAACGGCTGCTGCGACCAGCAGCGCAGCAGTTCGGCGAGGGCCGGCCGGTCCTCCTCTGCGGTGGCGGCGGTGACCAGCCGCCAGGCGGCGGCGTCGATCCTGCCGAGCAGCGGCGTCCAGTCGCGGGCCCGGGCCGGCGGGCTGAGCCGGCGCTCCGGCTCGCCGAGCCGCCCGGCCAGGTGCGCGCCGTCGGCGGCCAGCGCGGTCAGCGTGGCCGGCTGCGGCGAGGGCGGCTCGGCCCGGTAGTAGGAGGGCACGTCGAGCAGGCCGCGCAGGGCGGACAGCAGCCGGACGTCCGAGGTCTCCGCGAGCGGCACCAGCCGGCCCGAGCGGACGGCGGCCACCCGGGCGGACAGCTCCTCGCGGCGGCGGAGCAGGGCCCGGGCGGCCCGCACCGTACGGGCCACCCCGTCGGCGATCCGCCGGTCCGTCACCTCCGGAAGCAGCCGGGCGATCCCGGCGGCGAGCCCGTCCCCGTCGAGGCCGGCCCCGTCGGCGGCGGCGGTCAGCAGCGCGGCGGCGCTCTCCGGTCCGGCCGCGCGGAGTGCGCGCGAGGAGGCCCGGTGGCGGGGCGTCAGGAAGTGCCAGAACGGCGGCGGGGGCAGCACCGGCAGGTCCGCGCCGGCCCGCCAGAGCAGTGAGCCGTCCCCGGCGTCGTGGCAGTGCGGGTTCCGCTCGTCGGCGAGCACGCACTCCGCGCCGCCCTCGGGCATCCGGACGACCGCCCAGGGCCTGCGGACCGGCTCGGAGCGGAACTCGGCCGTCCGGCCGTCGGCGCCCTCCAGCCGGTAGCGCCGTCCGCGGACGCCCGGCTCCGCCCGCCGCAGCACCCGGAATCCGGCCAGCCCCGCGCGGTGGCCGAGCGGCGAGGCGTCGGCGTCCGCGTCCGGCGGCAGCGCGACCAGCGAGACCTCGTCGAGTTCGTGCCCCTCGGGGACGGGGGCAGCGGCGAACGCGGGCGGCTCGGACCCGGCGGTGCGCGCCCCGGTGACCGGGTCGAGCCGGGCCCAGCCGTCCTTGCCGTGCGCCCCGCCGCACCACACGGCGGTGCCGTCGGAGAGCTGGCGGTGGGCGGCCACGCCCTCCCGGTCCCCGGGGCGCAGGATCCGCTCCCCGTCGAACCGGCCGGCGCCGTCAGCGGTCTCGAACTGGCAGGCGGTCGGCGACCAGGGGTTCAGGCCGACCACCGTCCCGGGCTCGAAGACCTCGTCCGGCCGGCTCGCCCAGTGAGCCCGCCAGCGGTACGGGTGCCGGTCGTCCGAGGTCCGGGCGACCAGCAGGTCGCCGCCCGCGAAGTGCACGCTGTGCCGCGCGGTGCCCTCCGGCAGGGTGAAGGCGCAGCCGGCCCGGCGGCCGCGGTGGTCGACCGCGACGGCCCCTCTCCTGGTGTACAGGGTGAGGACCGGCCAGGTGGCGGTCGCCCCGCTCGGCCGCCCGCCGAGCTCGGCGAGCGCCTCGTCCAGGGCGGGCCAGCCGAGCTCCTCCGGCAGGCCGGCGCGCAGCGTGCGCAGCAGCGGGCCGGTGAGGTCGAGGCCCGCCAGCGCCTCCTCGATGCCGTCCAGGGCGGCCGCGGTCGGCCGGTCGAGCAGGGTCTCCAGCACGCCGAGGGCGTCCTCGGCGGCGCCGAGCCCGCCGTCGGCGAGGTCGTCGAGCAGGGCGGTGGTCCGGGCGTGCACGGCACCGGTGATCGCCGGGTTCTCCGGCAGCCGGGTCACCGCGGTGCCGCGGCGCAGATCGGCGTGGACGGTGCCCTCCAGACGCGGACCGAGCACCGGGTCGGCGGCGAGCGCCCGCAGGTCGCGGCGGGAGGAGGTGCCCCAGAAGACCAGCTGGACCGTCTCGGGCGGCGTCTCCACCGGGATGCCCTCGGCCAGGCAGGCGTCCGCGAGGTCTGCGTCCAGCCCGGAGGAGCGGTACCGCGTCTCGTGCAGCCGGACGGGGACGCCCTCGGCGCGCAGCCGGACGGCCAGCGCCGGCAGCAGCTCGAAGACCTCGGGCGGCAGCGGGCGGCGGGTGATCCCGCCGCCGCCCACCCGGTTGAAGGCGTACTCGTACGGCAGCCGGCCGAGCCAGCCCGCCGGGCCGTCGGCCGGGGTGAGCCGCCCGGCGGCGAGCGCGTCCACTGCGCTGGCGGCCCGCAGCAGGCGCAGCCAGGCCCCGCCGCCGGCGGTCGGGGAGAAGCCGAGGGCGCTCGCCGCCGGCGGGAACAGCTCCAGCAGGCCGGCCCGGACCGCGTCGGTCGGCGGGTGCGCGGCCAGCAGGGCGGCGGCGCCGTCCAGCAGCGCGTCCGGCACCGCCCGGCCCGCGCAGCGGACCAGCACCGTGCCGACCAGCGCCGCGACCTCCTCCGGACCGCGCCCGGCGGCCTTCGCGGACGCCCGCAGCCGGGTGTGCAGATCGGCCGGCGGCACCGCCCCGCTTGCCGCCCACGCCTCCACGAACCGGACGAACTCGCGGTGCGCCTCCCGCGGCGGCAGGGCCGCCGCGAGCCGCCGCTGGTGGGTGGCGAGCTCCGCCGCGGGCAGCACGCCCAGGCCGGCCAGCAGCAGGGCGTTCCCCCGCTGGAAGACCGGGTCGGCGGGCCCGCCGTGCTCCCGCTCGGCCTCCCGGGCCAGCCGGTACGCCTGCCCCGCCTGCCGCGGCAGCACCCGGGCCAGCCGGTGGCCGACGGTGTCCCAGAACCAGGGCAGGTGCTCGGGCGGCAGCCCCCGGGTGCGCCGCTTCAGCCCGTCCAGGTACTGCGCGGGCTTGCGGTGGGCCTGCGGCGGGAGGCCGCCGAAGACGTCCGCGAACTCCTGCCGGGCTCCCGCCTCGGCGCCCGGCGAACTGACGGACAGCCAGTCCAGGTACACGGTGGACGCGGTGGGGTCGGCGGGCAGCGGAACGCTCTGCTGGGACATGCGGCCGATCCTGCCACGCTGCCCCGACAGCCCGCCGGGGGCCGTGGTACGCGATCAGGCAGGCAGCGGAGCCGCCGCCGGGACGCGGGCGCCGGCGAAGGTGACGGTGCGGCGGGGGCGGAAGCCGAGCGACTCGTAGAGCCGCAGGGCGCCGGTGTTGTCCCCGGCCACGTGCAGGAAGGGCCGCTCGCCGCGGGCCCGGATGCCGGCCGCGACCGCGCGGACCAGGCGGCCGCCGAGGCCCTGGCCGCGGTGGGCGTCGTCGGTGCAGACGGCGCTGATCTCGGTGTGGCCCGGCGGGTGGAAGCGCTCGCCGGCCATCGCGACCAGCACCCCGTCGCGGCGGATGCCGAGGTAGGTGCCGAGCTCGACGGTCCGCGGCAGGAAGGGGCCGGGCCTGGTCCGCTCCACCAGGGCGAGCATCTCGGGGACGTCGGCCGGGCCGAGCCGGACGGCCTCCGGGTCGGGCGCCGCGGCCACGCCCTCGTCCACCAGCTGGACGCCCTCGATGCGGAAGGTGACCTGCCAGTCCGCGGGCGGCGGGACGGCGACCGCGGCGGTCACCACGTGCCCGCCGGGGCCGGCGAGGGCGGCCGCCTCGGCCCAGTCCTCGTCCTCGGGGGTGTCCGGCATGCCGAGGAAGGGGGTGATGTCCGCCGGGTAGTGCAGCAGCCGCCCGCGGCGCCGCGCGAACAGCGCGTGCGGTCCGGCCAGCGCCGCACGCACCGGGTTGTCCAGCGGATGGGTGCCGTTCGTGGTGGACATGCGTTCCCCTGCTCGGATCGGTGGTGTCGATGACAGCACCGGAGGCCGCCGGATCCTTCCCGCCTGCCCGGCAGCCCGCCCCGCGGCCCGGCAGGTCGGGCGGCGGCTGCCGGTCAGGCGGCGTCGGGGGCGGGCCGCAGGACGTCGTCGACCTCGGCGAGGAACTGCCGCCACGGCTCGGAGTCGCTGTCGCCGTCCTCCTGGCGGATGGCCGCCCAGGTGTGCATGATCCACCAGCGGAAGTCCGTCCACAGGTGCTCGTTGCCGGGCGGGAGCAGCAGGTGCGCCTCCGCGAGCCGGCCGAGCATGGCGGGCTTCGCCTCGGCGAGCGGCGCACCGTCGTCCACGGCGCGCTGGAAGTCGCCGAGTTCGTCGAAGAGGACCCTCAGACGGGCCAGGTCGGTCATCCGTCACCACCTCGTGCAGATCGGGGCGCCGCGGGTCCCGGACGTTCGCGGTATCGACCCCAAGTCATCACGCTGTCTGCGCAGTTGTGGCCGACATGCTAGGCCTGCCGGCCGCCGGCCCAGGGGGATTCCGAGCTTTCGCACGGAATCGGACCGAAGCGGTCCAGGTCGGTCCGCCGTGCGGTGGTTCCGAAGCCGGGGATGCCGTGATTCCGAAGCGGGGGGATCAGGTGGGGCGCCCGGCGAGCGTGCGGAAGGTCACCGAGACCCGGCGCCCGCGCGGCACCCGCCCCGCCGGGCCCGGGTCGCTGCGGCGGGCGGCGATCGCGTGCCGCCAGACGTACCGGGCCGGGCCGGTGAGCACGGTGACGCCGCCGGGGGTGAGCGGTACCGGCACCCGGCCGCCGCCCGTCGGGTCGGTGAAGTCCATGACGGCGGCTGAGCCGAGGGAGAGCGCGGCGACCACGGGGCCGAAGCAGGGGACGCAGTCCACGTGGGCGCTGATGCCCTGGCCGGGCTGGTACTCGTTGACGATCACCTGCTCGGCCGGGCCGTCCATCAGCCCCTCGTCCAGCAGCCGGGCGGCGAGGCCGAGGGCCCAGTCCGGCAGCGGCGGGGCCGGCTCGACCGCCGGGCCCGCCGCGAGCCCGCGCCGCCCGTAGTCGTAGCGGTGACCGTAGTGCTGCACCCGCCGCCGCAGCTGTGCAGACCAGGGCCGCTCGTCGATCCGCGCCAGCAGCCCGGCGCAGCCCTCCGCGGCGAGCCAGTCGTCGACGCACACCAGCCCGGGCACGCCGACGGGAGCGGGACACTCGGGGTTCTCGGCCATGCCCGCAGGCTAGCCGCGGCCACCGACAGCCCACCGGGCCGACGGCGCGGGGCCCGCCGGCAGGGGGCACCGGCAGTGAACGATCACGATCCGTCGAAGCCGGTAGACAGTGTCTACGGCCATCGTGTAGACACTGTCTACTATGAACGAGGAGAGCATCGGGCTGCGCGACCGGCTGATCGAGGCCGGGGTCGAGCTGCTGGCCGCCGAGGGCGTGCAGGCCCTCACCCTGCGCGAGATCGCCCGCCGCGCCGGGGTTTCGCACGGCGCGCCGCGGCGGTACTTCCCCACCCACCTGGAGCTGCTGTCGGCGATCGCCCGCCGGGGTTTCGCCGAGCTCGCCGCCCGGACCGCCGCGACCGCCGGCGCCGACGAGGAGGCCGACCCCCGGCAGCGGCTCACCGCGCTCTGTCGGGTCTACCTGGACTTCGCCCGCACCGACCGCGGGATGTTCGAGCTGATGTTCCGCCACGACCTGCTGGCCAGCGGCCGGCTGGGCCTGCGCGAGACCAGCCTGCCGCTGTTCGGGATGCTGGTGGACCTGGTCGCGCGGGCCCGTCCGCGCACCGGCGCCGCGCCGGAGATCGCCGCCGCCGCGCTCTGGGCCAACCTGCACGGCATCGCCCAACTCCGTGACTGGGGAAGCCTACAGCTCGCCACCGGCTCCGACGACGTGGAACCGCTGCTGGCCGCCGCGCTCGACGCCCACCTCGCAGCGGTGCAGCCGTGAGCCGCAGCCCCGCCCTCACCCTGGTGGCGAGCACCACCGGCGCCGTCCTGGTCGCGCTGGACGGCACCGTGCTGACCGTCGCCCAGCCCACCCTGCGGCGCGAGCTGCACGCCTCGTTCGCACAGGTGCAGTGGACCAGCACCGGCTACCTGATCGCCGTTGCGGGCCTGCTCGTCCTCGCCGGGCGGCTCGGCGACCGCCTCGGCCACCGCCGGACGTTCGCCCTCGGCACGCTCGGCTTCGGCGCGGCCTCCGCCGGGATCGGGCTGGCCCCCGGCATCGGCTGGGTGATCGCCCTGCGGATCGTCCAGGGCGTGTTCGGGGCACTGCTGCAGCCCGCCACCCTCGGCATGCTGCGCGCCGCCTACCCTCCGGACCGGCTCGCCGGGCCGATCGCGATCCGCACCAGCGCGATCGGTGTGTCCGCCGCGGTCGGCCCGGTGCTCGGGGGCGCCCTGGTGACGGCCTTCGGCTGGCGGGCCGTCTTCGCGCTCAATGTGCTGCCGGCGCTGGTGGTCGGCGTCCTGGCCCTGGCGCACCGCCCGCAGGACGACGCGGCACGCCCGGACGCGGCGCCGGTCCGGCTCGACCCGCTCGGCGCGGCGCTGCTCGGCACGGCCCTGGTCTGCCTGGTGCACACCCTGGTCGGGCTGCCCGACTCCGGGTGGACGGTGTCCGCCGCGCTCGGGGCCGGCGCGGCCGCGGCGCTGTCCGCCGGGTTCGTCCGGCACCAGCGGCGCACCGCGAACCCGCTGGTCCCGCTGGACCTGGTGCGCTCCCCCGCCGTCGCCGGCTCGCTCGGCGTGCTGGTCGCCGCGTCGGCGTCGCTGTTCGGGACGCTCTTCCTGACCGGCTACTTCCTGCAGGAGGTGCTGGCGCTGGATCCGCTCGCCGCCGGCCTGCGGGCGCTGCCGCTGCCGGTCGCGATGGTGTTCGCCGCACCGGCGGCGGCCCGGCTGCAGCGCCGGTACGGGCCGCGGCGCACCGTCGCGACGGCGACCGCCCTGCTCGTCGCCGGGATCCTGGTGCTCTCCCGGCTGGGGCCGACCTCCGGGGAGCTCGCCTCCGGCACCGGGTTCCTGCTGCTCGGCGCCGGGTTCGGCACGGTGATGGTGACCGCCACGGCCGTGATCGTCCAACGGGCCGCGGCCGCGCACGCCGGGGTGGCCGGCGGCCTCCAGCAGACCGCGATGAACATCGGCCCCGCCCTCGGCGTGGCCGTCGCGACCACCGCGGCCGGACTCGCCGCGGGCGGCGCGCACCCGGACGGCCCGGCCTTCGGCGCGGCGATCGGCCCGGCCCTCCCCGTACTCGCCCTCGCCGCCGCGGCCGGCACGGTGTTCGCCCTGGCCCTCCCCCGCCACGCCGGACCCCCGGAGCCGGGGACGGCGCCCGGCGGAGAGCCTTGCCCGGCGGTGGGGCGGCCGGGGGCGGGCCGCTAGGGTGGCGCGGCCGCCGCATGATCGACTCTCCGGGGAGCCCGACCGATGACCCAGACCCGCAAGAGCGCCCTGTTCGCCGCGGCCGCCACGCTCGCCCTGCTGATCGGCAGCTGCGCCGCTTTCTCCGCCCCCGAGTTGGACTACGTCAACGACTACGTCTCGCACCGGCCGCTGCGCGCCGCGGGCTACCCTTCGGCCGGCACGCTGGAGGTCGTGCAGAAGGCGGTCTGGCGGCTGGCCGACGGCGACGCCGGACGGCTGGCGGGGCTGGCCACCTCCGACGGGTCGAAGACCGAGGCGCTGGCCAACGCGAAGATCTGGGTGACGGCCTTCGGCAAGGACGCGCAGGGCGGCGTCACGGCCGAGTTCATAGACGCCGCGATCGACCGGCAGACCGTGGTGGTCTACTTCCACGACACCGGCCGGCGCAAGGACCTGCACCTGCGGCTCGACGGCATCGGCGGCGAGGACGGCTGGAAGATCCGGATGAACGACACCGACCCGAAGACCGCCGCGGCCGAGCCGACCTGGGCCCCGCGCACCCCAGGCACCGGCGAACTGCCGCCGGAGAGCTGACCGGGCCCACCCGCGGGGCGACGAAATTGGATGGATCGGGCAGGGGCCGCCTCCTACAGTGACGGGGTCCCCACCACCCCGACCTGGAGCGGATCATGCGCGTGCACTACCCGCGGACCCCGCATCTGCCCTGGTCGCCGGGGGCCACCGCGGACGACGTCCGCTCCGGCGGCCTCGCCGGGCTGCACGGCCGGGAGGTCGTGGTCACCGAGAAGCTCGACGGCGAGAACACCACGCTGTACCGGGACGGGCTGCACGCCCGCTCGCTGGACTCCGCTCACCACCCGTCGCGGACCTGGGTGAAGGCCCTGCAGGGCCGGATCGGCCCCGCGATACCGGACGGCTGGCGGGTCTGCGGCGAGAACCTCTTCGCCCGGCACTCGCTCGCCTACCGGGAGTTGGACAGCTGGTTCTACGGATTCTCGGTCTGGGACGGCACCGACCACTGCCTCGGCTGGGGCGACACCGTCCGCTTCCTGCGGCGGCTCGGCGTCCCGGCGCCGCGGGTGCTGTGGCGCGGTGTCTTCGACGAACGGGCCGTACGGGCCCTGCGGTTGGACACCGAGCGGGTCGAGGGCTACGTCGTCCGCACCGTCGAGGGCTTCCCCCGGGAGGAGTTCGGCCTGCGGGTCGCCAAGTGGGTGCGCCCGCACCACGTGCAGACCGACACCCACTGGATGCACGCCGCGGTCGTGGAGAACGGCCTCGGCCCGGCCGCCGTGCTGTGGGCCGTCCGCTCCGGGGCACCCGCCGACCTGCCCGTCCTGCTCGACGCACTCGGCCTCGACCCGGACGACCTCGGCCCGGCCGCTCCCGCCCCGGCCGACCTCGGTTCCGAACGGGTGCCCGCCGCCGAGGCGGCCGTGGCCGACGTCTCCGCCCGGCTCGACGTCCTGGGCCGGCGCGGCGACGCCCGGCTGGTCGGTGTGCTGGCCGTTGCCCTGGCCGGCGGCAACCGGGCCCGGCTGGCCACCGCGCTCGCCGGGCCGCTCGGCATGCCGCTCGCCCGCCGGACCGCCGACCTGGTCGGCCTCCACCCGGCCCTGCAGCGCCCCTACCCGGACGAGGACCGCCGGGCCGGCCTCGTCCGGCTGGCACTCGCCGCCGACCTCGGCGTCCTGCACGCGGTGGCCGGCGCGGTGACGGCCGGTCAACCGGGTGCCGAGGCCGCCGAGGCACGCGAGCAGGCCGAATGGTCGGCGCTGCACGCCGAGGACGCCGGTCTGCTGGTCGAAACCCCGCTCGCACCGCTGCGGACCGGCCTGCGCGAGGCGCTCTCCGGCCTCGGCGGGGACGCCGCCGACCGCTGCTGGGCCGAGGCCAGGGAGGCGTTCGCCACCGGCCGGGTCACCGGTGTCGACGACGCGGTGGCGGCCGCCTGGCGCTGGCGCTCCGGCGACTTCCCGCACCTGGTGCAGCTGGTCGGCCCGTCCGGCAGCGGCAAGAGCTGCTTCGCCGACCGGCTGCCCGGCGTGGCGGCGCGGATCTCGCTGGACGGCCTGCGCGAGGAGCGCGGCGACCGCGCCGACCAGCGGGCCAACGGGGACGTCCTGCGGGACGGCCTCGACCGGCTGGACGCCGCCCTCGCCGGGGGCGGCACCGT
This genomic window from Streptomyces sp. TLI_235 contains:
- a CDS encoding putative kinase; translation: MRVHYPRTPHLPWSPGATADDVRSGGLAGLHGREVVVTEKLDGENTTLYRDGLHARSLDSAHHPSRTWVKALQGRIGPAIPDGWRVCGENLFARHSLAYRELDSWFYGFSVWDGTDHCLGWGDTVRFLRRLGVPAPRVLWRGVFDERAVRALRLDTERVEGYVVRTVEGFPREEFGLRVAKWVRPHHVQTDTHWMHAAVVENGLGPAAVLWAVRSGAPADLPVLLDALGLDPDDLGPAAPAPADLGSERVPAAEAAVADVSARLDVLGRRGDARLVGVLAVALAGGNRARLATALAGPLGMPLARRTADLVGLHPALQRPYPDEDRRAGLVRLALAADLGVLHAVAGAVTAGQPGAEAAEAREQAEWSALHAEDAGLLVETPLAPLRTGLREALSGLGGDAADRCWAEAREAFATGRVTGVDDAVAAAWRWRSGDFPHLVQLVGPSGSGKSCFADRLPGVAARISLDGLREERGDRADQRANGDVLRDGLDRLDAALAGGGTVVWDATSLNRQQRSLVRAVAQRRDALVTQAVLLVGEEELTRRNAVRPHPVPSGVLATQLRRFGAPYPGEAHRTWYVGPSGTVEDTAGTIGGEDA